A portion of the Burkholderia sp. GAS332 genome contains these proteins:
- a CDS encoding HlyD family secretion protein yields MKLRDVLRRLHGVAIRTWPAATDDENSGECLRLPRRAIASGFAALALGAAALCVWATLAPLSGAVVAEGIVRDDGERKTVQNQEGGLIKAIHVKDGDHVNAGQVLITLDNVRPDAEVAALQSQLDDETAKAARLAAERDMKRAIAFPANLSERSSDPRIAALLQREQTLFDSERQTLTDQLTLLQQQATQTRQEIAMEAALVGTSEQSLSISKQELQVNEQLRSEGYVTETKMMELRRAAADYQSRQQQNAAELIRSRQKQTDLELKIATLRNDYVKSADSQLKDTTAKILQITEQLRPAQDVDARTRIVAPVAGEIVGLRVHTIGASIGPREPILDLVPTGVPLIVEAKIKPDNVREIVPNSKADVRLTAYNPRTSPVLAGRVTYLSADSLSDKDTRQPFYLAHIEVSPEAVLKANRLAKEPIVLGPGLRAEVFIKTRSRSAFDYLFEPIWDGIQKSMRD; encoded by the coding sequence GATGAAAACAGCGGTGAGTGCTTGCGGCTACCGCGTCGCGCCATTGCGTCTGGGTTCGCTGCGCTAGCGCTCGGCGCCGCCGCGCTTTGCGTGTGGGCGACCCTCGCGCCGCTATCGGGTGCAGTGGTCGCGGAAGGTATCGTGCGTGACGACGGCGAACGCAAGACGGTGCAGAACCAGGAAGGCGGTCTCATCAAAGCGATTCATGTGAAAGACGGCGATCACGTGAACGCCGGCCAGGTGCTGATCACACTGGACAACGTGCGGCCCGATGCGGAAGTCGCGGCACTGCAATCGCAACTCGACGACGAAACCGCGAAGGCCGCGCGACTAGCGGCTGAGCGGGATATGAAGCGCGCGATCGCGTTTCCTGCAAATCTGAGTGAGCGCTCGTCTGATCCGCGCATTGCCGCGTTGTTGCAGCGTGAACAAACGCTCTTCGATTCCGAACGGCAGACGCTTACGGACCAGTTGACGTTGCTGCAGCAGCAAGCGACTCAGACGCGTCAAGAAATCGCCATGGAGGCAGCGCTGGTGGGTACGAGCGAACAGAGTCTCAGCATTTCAAAGCAGGAGTTGCAGGTCAATGAGCAGCTTCGCAGCGAAGGCTACGTCACCGAAACGAAAATGATGGAGCTAAGGCGTGCCGCTGCGGATTATCAGTCACGTCAGCAACAGAATGCGGCAGAGCTGATTCGCTCGCGACAGAAGCAAACGGATCTCGAATTGAAGATCGCCACGTTGCGTAACGACTATGTGAAATCGGCGGATAGCCAGCTCAAGGACACGACCGCAAAGATTCTGCAGATCACGGAACAGTTGCGGCCGGCACAAGACGTCGATGCGCGCACGCGAATTGTCGCGCCGGTTGCCGGTGAAATCGTGGGCCTGAGGGTGCACACGATCGGCGCGAGCATCGGGCCGCGTGAGCCGATTCTCGATCTGGTGCCGACGGGGGTTCCGCTGATCGTCGAAGCGAAAATCAAGCCGGACAACGTGCGGGAGATCGTGCCGAACAGCAAGGCCGATGTGCGGCTGACGGCTTATAACCCGCGGACCTCTCCTGTGTTGGCAGGCAGGGTGACTTATCTGTCTGCCGACTCCTTGAGCGACAAGGACACGCGGCAACCGTTTTACCTGGCGCATATCGAGGTTTCACCGGAGGCGGTTTTGAAGGCGAACCGGTTGGCGAAGGAACCGATTGTGCTCGGGCCAGGGTTGCGGGCGGAGGTTTTTATTAAGACGCGGTCGAGAAGCGCTTTTGATTATCTGTTTGAGCCGATTTGGGACGGCATTCAGAAGTCGATGCGGGATTGA